One window from the genome of Moorena sp. SIOASIH encodes:
- a CDS encoding pentapeptide repeat-containing protein, which produces MTLLTTNQVVKQLQQGLSLQKAELSHIDLQGLNLDKADFAHAYLRNANLSGASCQETDFTQANLSWAKLSGATLVYAQLSEAQLTCAGLEGANLRGAWATKAKLCGARLDGVEASLAQLERADLREATGKGITFINANLKMANLGAVNFPEANFSGASLDLATLEGAQLIDTKWLGADLERANLSRASLVRADLTSANLIVANLRAADLTEVILRGAQLLESSLENALLKDVDLTEASLFSANLEGARLSKVNLKNADLQYAILENTIWNGVDFSNCEVAGAVFTDAKGLSAQQCQWLKENGALNVPCG; this is translated from the coding sequence ATGACATTATTAACTACTAATCAAGTTGTTAAACAACTTCAGCAAGGACTGTCGTTACAGAAAGCCGAGCTGAGTCATATTGATTTACAGGGCTTGAATCTAGATAAGGCTGACTTTGCCCATGCCTACCTACGTAATGCCAATCTCTCGGGAGCGTCTTGTCAAGAGACAGACTTTACTCAAGCCAATCTCAGCTGGGCCAAGCTATCCGGGGCCACTCTGGTTTATGCCCAACTCTCAGAAGCTCAACTGACTTGTGCTGGTTTGGAGGGGGCGAATCTCCGAGGGGCTTGGGCAACAAAGGCTAAGCTGTGTGGAGCAAGACTAGATGGGGTTGAGGCGTCCTTAGCTCAGCTGGAAAGGGCTGATTTGAGAGAAGCAACTGGCAAAGGGATAACCTTTATCAATGCCAATCTCAAGATGGCCAATTTAGGAGCTGTGAATTTCCCTGAGGCTAATTTCAGTGGAGCAAGCCTTGATCTAGCTACCTTAGAAGGGGCTCAGTTAATCGATACTAAGTGGCTTGGTGCTGATTTGGAACGGGCAAATTTAAGCCGTGCTAGTTTAGTCAGAGCAGATTTAACCTCTGCTAATCTGATTGTTGCTAATCTCAGAGCTGCTGATTTGACCGAGGTGATTTTGCGTGGTGCTCAGTTGCTGGAGTCAAGTTTGGAAAATGCCTTATTAAAGGATGTTGATTTAACTGAAGCGTCTTTATTTTCTGCCAATTTAGAAGGCGCTCGCTTATCTAAGGTTAATCTTAAAAATGCTGATTTACAGTACGCTATTTTGGAGAATACTATTTGGAATGGTGTTGATTTCTCTAACTGTGAGGTAGCAGGTGCAGTGTTTACCGATGCTAAAGGCTTAAGTGCTCAACAGTGCCAATGGCTCAAGGAAAATGGCGCGTTGAATGTTCCTTGTGGGTAA
- a CDS encoding IS607 family transposase, giving the protein MTLSIGEAAKQLGVSTKTLRRWADAGKIRYQRSPTGQRRFYLKDIKHITPRNPQPLTDRLTINYARVSSDERQKDLRSQIQLLENFSAANGWQYETISDFGGGLNYHKQGLNKLLKKIMTGDVERLVITHKDRLLRFGSELIFTICEEFGTEVVIINKSPEGVSFEDELTQDMMELITVFSARLYGARSEKNKKLLDGMTQVVKALE; this is encoded by the coding sequence ATGACATTAAGCATTGGGGAGGCAGCTAAACAGCTAGGAGTCTCTACCAAAACCCTAAGACGGTGGGCTGATGCGGGAAAAATCAGATATCAACGTTCACCTACTGGACAACGACGATTTTATCTTAAAGATATCAAACATATAACACCAAGAAATCCTCAGCCATTGACCGACAGATTGACCATTAATTATGCCAGGGTTTCAAGTGATGAGCGACAAAAAGACCTGAGGAGTCAAATTCAATTATTAGAAAATTTTAGCGCTGCTAATGGTTGGCAATATGAGACTATTTCTGATTTCGGGGGTGGTTTAAATTATCACAAACAAGGATTGAACAAATTACTCAAAAAAATTATGACAGGGGATGTGGAACGATTGGTGATTACTCACAAGGATAGATTGCTGAGATTTGGATCAGAATTAATCTTTACCATTTGTGAAGAGTTTGGCACAGAAGTCGTTATCATTAATAAATCCCCAGAGGGAGTCAGCTTTGAAGACGAATTAACCCAAGACATGATGGAATTGATCACAGTCTTTTCCGCCCGTCTCTATGGCGCTAGGAGCGAAAAAAATAAAAAATTACTTGATGGAATGACTCAAGTGGTCAAGGCATTAGAGTAA
- a CDS encoding D-arabinono-1,4-lactone oxidase, producing the protein MSPAWSNWRGNVSCNPKSIVEPSSNEDLRKVLAMARTERMKVKVVGSGHSWSEAACTDGVLVSLKRLNRVIELDRERGTVTVEPGITLNSLNQYLDQHGMALQNLGAITKQTISGAIAMATHGTGDKNGSLASAVVELELMKASGEVVRYQQDNPTFYGVCVNLGALGIITRLTLRCVPTFFLRDIQQPMLTDLLRKEIDTLVKENDHFQFFEFPHTSRSYWFKFNKMDEPVTPMPFWRQFLDDLSRTISRSGNGIGDWITRNFPAIIPLIFRVAFLTNLRGLNRWDKSFKILAFENINFTYSELEYAIPRSATIKALEQIHQMIENHGFRINLPISVRFASSEEHWLSPLYQRESVYISLNLSGSDFKVIENYHREAEKILLEYGGRPNWGKHFYSNREYLRSQYPRWDDFALLMKEFDPDRLFSNPFLDRLFPFDV; encoded by the coding sequence ATGTCACCTGCGTGGTCAAATTGGAGGGGTAATGTTTCTTGCAACCCCAAAAGTATTGTCGAGCCGTCTTCTAACGAAGATCTCAGGAAAGTTCTTGCCATGGCTCGAACCGAAAGGATGAAAGTTAAGGTGGTTGGTTCGGGGCACTCATGGTCAGAAGCTGCATGCACGGATGGTGTTCTTGTATCCTTGAAGCGACTAAACCGGGTGATCGAGCTAGATCGAGAACGGGGGACCGTTACTGTCGAGCCAGGAATAACACTAAACAGCTTGAATCAATACCTCGACCAACACGGCATGGCCTTGCAAAATCTGGGAGCAATCACAAAGCAGACTATTTCTGGTGCCATAGCAATGGCTACCCATGGAACAGGAGACAAAAACGGCTCACTGGCCAGTGCAGTGGTCGAGCTGGAGCTAATGAAAGCATCCGGGGAAGTTGTCCGCTACCAACAAGATAATCCAACATTTTATGGAGTATGTGTCAACTTGGGTGCCCTTGGTATTATTACTAGATTAACCCTTCGTTGTGTTCCTACATTCTTCTTGCGAGATATTCAACAACCGATGTTGACCGACCTTCTCAGAAAAGAAATAGACACATTAGTTAAAGAAAACGACCATTTCCAATTCTTTGAATTTCCCCACACCTCACGCTCCTATTGGTTTAAGTTTAATAAAATGGATGAGCCCGTTACTCCCATGCCATTCTGGAGACAATTCCTAGACGACCTATCTAGAACTATATCTAGATCCGGCAATGGAATCGGTGACTGGATTACCAGAAATTTTCCTGCTATAATTCCTCTAATCTTTAGAGTAGCTTTTCTGACTAATCTACGGGGATTAAACCGTTGGGATAAGAGCTTTAAAATCCTCGCTTTTGAGAATATTAATTTCACATATTCAGAGTTGGAGTATGCCATACCAAGGTCAGCTACAATCAAAGCTCTGGAGCAAATTCACCAGATGATAGAAAACCATGGATTTAGGATAAACCTACCCATATCAGTTCGATTTGCTAGTTCCGAAGAGCATTGGTTAAGCCCACTGTATCAAAGAGAATCGGTATATATTAGCCTTAACTTATCAGGGTCAGATTTTAAGGTGATTGAAAACTATCACCGGGAAGCCGAAAAGATATTATTAGAGTATGGTGGGCGTCCCAACTGGGGCAAGCACTTTTATTCCAATCGGGAATATCTGCGCTCACAATACCCACGTTGGGATGACTTCGCTCTACTTATGAAAGAATTTGATCCTGATCGACTTTTTTCTAACCCCTTCCTCGACCGCCTCTTCCCTTTTGATGTATGA
- a CDS encoding metallophosphoesterase: protein MVKFSISRFILMAAIVIGVIVLVPTIKQITQQRAMTSAYELLTDPFLQFPTEDSVRVVWFTDFPGSRHTLTYGTTSYRKATATTTKLSRTREDQKSRVGNQTEDAQLYQKPIMRDIWRHEAIVTGLTPGQRDPYQVSSVKENGQVFTSKLYSLSALPNPETPQKILLTSDHQLMPMTAANLQKVVETVGQIDGVFYVGDLVNVPDRASEWFDDNRGGAFFPCLQGRANYQLEKNGVKTTYHGGEIIQNAPIFPVVGNHEVMGRFSMEKDLNSQFNDPFPRPAAQAIYRQKAEQLNPDNDPNYYQAWLKNNTYNTDTYNEIFYLPNGKPYYAVTFGNIRLVVLYITNIWRTYSLSPNAKGRYQEREQDLDNPIAWGYGQHIFEPVSKGSPQYQWLQAEFNSTEFQQAKYKIVMLHHPPHSLGGNIVPAYTNPVQIIERNRDGLVTAVRYEYPKDKDYIIQDVVPLLEAAGVQLVYYGHSHLWNRFVDGNGMHFLESSNVGNSYGAYVGENNRPVPTGYKENYSATGDPNGLQPVMPTIAPLLGENNQPLPYIASNDVTVFSILDTGTGIVTSYRFDTRSPNSDVIKFDQFELRPRD, encoded by the coding sequence ATGGTCAAGTTTTCTATCAGTCGCTTTATCCTCATGGCAGCTATAGTGATCGGTGTAATTGTTCTTGTCCCAACTATCAAGCAAATTACCCAGCAGCGAGCCATGACATCCGCTTACGAATTACTAACTGACCCATTCTTACAATTCCCGACAGAAGATTCCGTGCGAGTGGTTTGGTTTACCGACTTTCCTGGCTCCCGCCACACCCTTACCTACGGCACGACCTCTTACCGTAAGGCCACTGCTACTACTACTAAACTCAGCCGCACTCGGGAAGACCAAAAATCCCGAGTCGGCAACCAGACCGAAGACGCCCAACTCTACCAGAAGCCCATCATGCGGGATATTTGGCGTCATGAAGCCATCGTAACTGGACTGACTCCTGGTCAACGCGATCCCTATCAAGTCAGCAGTGTCAAGGAGAATGGGCAAGTTTTCACGAGCAAACTCTATAGCCTCAGTGCTCTCCCAAACCCTGAGACACCCCAGAAAATTCTTCTGACCTCTGACCATCAACTAATGCCCATGACAGCAGCTAATCTCCAGAAGGTGGTAGAAACCGTCGGCCAAATTGATGGAGTGTTTTATGTTGGTGATTTAGTTAATGTTCCTGACCGGGCTTCGGAATGGTTTGATGATAACCGGGGTGGTGCCTTTTTCCCCTGTCTTCAGGGTCGAGCCAATTACCAATTGGAGAAGAATGGAGTTAAAACTACCTACCATGGGGGTGAAATTATTCAAAATGCCCCGATCTTTCCTGTAGTTGGCAATCATGAAGTGATGGGGCGTTTTTCTATGGAAAAGGATTTGAATAGCCAATTCAATGACCCTTTTCCTCGCCCTGCAGCACAAGCCATCTATCGGCAAAAAGCTGAACAGTTAAATCCAGATAATGACCCTAATTATTACCAAGCTTGGCTAAAAAACAATACCTATAATACTGACACTTATAACGAAATTTTTTACCTACCTAATGGCAAACCTTATTATGCCGTAACCTTTGGTAATATTCGCTTAGTGGTGTTGTACATTACTAATATTTGGCGCACATATAGCTTAAGCCCTAATGCCAAAGGTAGGTATCAAGAACGGGAACAAGATTTAGACAATCCCATTGCTTGGGGATACGGACAACATATCTTTGAACCGGTTAGTAAAGGGAGTCCCCAGTACCAATGGCTCCAGGCAGAATTCAATAGCACTGAGTTCCAACAAGCTAAGTATAAAATTGTGATGCTTCACCATCCTCCCCATAGCCTAGGGGGGAATATTGTCCCAGCTTATACTAACCCAGTGCAGATTATTGAGCGGAATCGGGATGGGTTAGTGACAGCAGTGCGTTATGAGTACCCCAAAGACAAGGATTACATCATTCAGGATGTGGTGCCATTGTTAGAAGCTGCTGGTGTGCAGTTGGTGTATTATGGCCATTCCCATTTATGGAATCGCTTTGTTGATGGTAATGGCATGCATTTTTTAGAATCCTCCAATGTGGGCAATAGTTATGGCGCTTATGTTGGTGAGAATAACCGCCCAGTACCAACTGGCTATAAAGAAAACTATTCCGCTACTGGAGACCCAAATGGATTACAGCCAGTGATGCCAACCATAGCGCCATTGTTAGGAGAGAATAACCAGCCCTTGCCTTATATCGCCAGTAATGACGTGACTGTGTTTAGTATCTTGGATACTGGCACCGGTATAGTAACTAGCTATCGCTTTGATACGCGATCGCCTAATTCAGATGTGATTAAATTCGATCAGTTTGAGTTAAGGCCAAGGGATTAG